One segment of Pandoraea pnomenusa DNA contains the following:
- the thpR gene encoding RNA 2',3'-cyclic phosphodiesterase, with amino-acid sequence MRLFLALWPGPGVRAQLHEWAVSAHAECGGRVLRAQTLHLTLAFLDEVDPARLPILLALMQRTPLAPFTLTFDHLGFWSDRKIVWAGAAAVPDNLVATRDALLSQWGATGARVLTQAFRPHVTLLRHARRAPSDPHPRPLLWQCDGYALVHSVRTPRGPHYRVLAEHRGTTPEGFLAAPDENSSMPATQYGIVG; translated from the coding sequence ATGCGACTTTTCCTCGCCCTGTGGCCTGGGCCGGGCGTACGCGCGCAGCTTCACGAATGGGCCGTGTCGGCGCATGCCGAATGCGGCGGACGTGTGCTGCGCGCCCAGACCCTGCATCTCACGCTGGCCTTTCTCGACGAAGTGGATCCGGCCCGCCTGCCGATCCTTCTGGCACTCATGCAGCGCACACCGCTCGCACCGTTCACGCTCACCTTCGATCATCTCGGCTTCTGGTCGGATCGCAAGATCGTTTGGGCCGGTGCGGCGGCTGTGCCGGACAATCTCGTCGCGACACGCGATGCGCTGCTCTCGCAATGGGGCGCCACCGGGGCCCGCGTGCTCACGCAAGCATTCCGCCCGCACGTGACACTGCTGCGCCATGCGCGGCGCGCGCCGTCGGACCCGCATCCGCGTCCGCTCCTCTGGCAATGCGACGGCTATGCGCTCGTTCATTCCGTTCGCACGCCGCGCGGGCCGCACTACCGTGTGCTCGCCGAGCATCGCGGCACGACGCCGGAAGGCTTTTTGGCCGCGCCGGACGAGAATTCGTCAATGCCAGCAACGCAATACGGTATAGTCGGATGA
- a CDS encoding DHA2 family efflux MFS transporter permease subunit — MTDAVTTHSTATPAPQGAPLTGARLALLTVGLALGTFMEVLDTSIANVAVPTIAGSVGVSNSQGTWVISSYAVAAAIAVPLTGWMARRVGETRLFVMSVAAFTVASMLCGLAPNMETLVLFRLLQGLVSGPMVPLSQTILLRSFPEKKRGLALGLWAMTVIVAPIFGPVVGGWITDNYTWPWIFYINVPVGIFSAISCFILLRGHETKTQKLPIDLIGLALLAIGVGSLQMMLDLGKDRDWFNNSLIVTLAITAAICLSFLVIWELTSDKPIVDLTLFRDRNFALGVVVISFGFMTFFASVVIFPLWLQTVMDYTAGKAGLATAPVGLLALVLSPIIGQNMERLNLRAVASFAFFVFAGVSFWNSHFALNLSFAKVIEPRLVQGIGIACFFVPVTTITLSSISDDRLAAASGLSNFFRTLSGAIGTAVSTTMWEDRAIYHHARLAENITPYSSATTSYLDQLRQGLGLGNGSDFGMLNDLVTRQSFMLATNDIFHLSGYVFLAMAALVWLTRPKRGTKAAVGH; from the coding sequence ATGACCGACGCGGTCACGACCCATTCCACCGCCACCCCGGCGCCGCAGGGGGCACCGCTGACCGGCGCGCGACTGGCACTACTCACGGTCGGCCTTGCGCTGGGTACGTTCATGGAAGTGCTCGACACGTCCATCGCCAACGTGGCGGTGCCGACCATTGCGGGTAGCGTAGGGGTCTCGAACAGTCAGGGCACGTGGGTGATCAGCTCCTACGCCGTAGCCGCCGCCATCGCCGTGCCGCTCACAGGCTGGATGGCCCGGCGCGTGGGCGAGACGAGGCTGTTCGTGATGTCGGTCGCGGCCTTTACCGTCGCGTCGATGCTGTGCGGCCTGGCGCCGAACATGGAGACGCTCGTCCTCTTTCGCCTGCTCCAGGGCCTCGTGTCCGGCCCGATGGTGCCGCTCTCGCAGACCATCCTGCTGCGCAGCTTTCCGGAGAAGAAGCGCGGCCTCGCGCTCGGTCTGTGGGCGATGACGGTGATCGTCGCACCGATCTTCGGCCCGGTGGTCGGCGGATGGATCACCGACAACTACACATGGCCGTGGATTTTCTACATCAACGTGCCCGTGGGCATCTTCTCGGCGATATCGTGCTTCATTCTGCTGCGCGGGCACGAGACGAAGACGCAGAAGCTGCCGATCGACCTGATCGGCCTCGCGCTGCTCGCCATCGGCGTGGGCTCGCTGCAGATGATGCTCGACCTCGGCAAGGATCGCGACTGGTTCAACAACAGCCTGATCGTCACGCTCGCGATCACGGCGGCGATCTGTCTGTCGTTTCTGGTCATCTGGGAGCTCACGTCCGACAAGCCCATCGTCGACCTCACGTTGTTCAGGGATCGCAACTTCGCGCTGGGCGTGGTGGTGATTTCCTTCGGCTTCATGACGTTCTTCGCCTCGGTGGTCATCTTCCCCCTGTGGCTGCAAACGGTGATGGACTATACGGCGGGCAAGGCGGGTCTGGCCACCGCGCCTGTCGGCCTGCTCGCCCTCGTGCTATCCCCGATCATCGGTCAGAACATGGAGCGGCTCAACCTTCGCGCGGTCGCCTCGTTCGCATTCTTCGTGTTCGCGGGCGTGTCGTTCTGGAATTCGCATTTCGCGCTGAATCTGTCGTTTGCGAAAGTGATCGAGCCGCGGTTGGTGCAGGGCATCGGCATCGCCTGCTTCTTCGTGCCGGTCACGACCATCACGCTATCGAGCATTTCCGACGACCGGCTCGCCGCGGCCTCGGGCCTGTCGAACTTCTTTCGCACGCTTTCGGGGGCCATCGGCACCGCAGTGAGCACGACGATGTGGGAAGACCGGGCCATTTACCATCACGCGCGTCTGGCCGAGAACATCACGCCGTATTCGAGCGCCACCACGAGCTACCTCGACCAGTTGCGTCAGGGACTGGGGCTTGGCAACGGGTCCGACTTCGGCATGCTCAACGATCTGGTCACCCGCCAGTCCTTCATGCTGGCCACGAACGACATCTTCCACCTGTCCGGCTACGTGTTTCTCGCCATGGCGGCGCTGGTCTGGCTGACCCGGCCGAAGCGCGGCACCAAAGCCGCCGTGGGGCACTGA
- a CDS encoding MHYT domain-containing protein produces MQPGSVVPLQYSEFLVLLSFVISTLGAYVALVAASRIRDDDGGISLGYLTVSALALGGIGIWGMHFIGMAAQRMPFPVSYSLWPTLGSLVLAVLVSGAALWYVARAPYRNAIRCVIAGVAGGLGVAGMHYLGMSAVRTQAYFEWDTTLVALSVLIAIVAASVALWLAFHLETSLQRALAALVMAVAVCGMHYTGMRAGTIICTTQTRAQVSMRLHGDTLPYGVFAIACVVLLAMAVLLYRTSRRRRERMAARLDALVRQRAGPV; encoded by the coding sequence ATGCAGCCAGGAAGCGTCGTTCCCCTTCAATACAGTGAGTTTCTCGTTCTGCTTTCGTTCGTGATATCGACGTTGGGCGCGTATGTCGCTTTGGTGGCGGCGTCGCGCATTCGCGACGACGACGGCGGCATCAGCCTCGGTTATCTGACCGTATCGGCACTCGCGCTGGGGGGTATCGGCATTTGGGGCATGCATTTCATCGGCATGGCTGCGCAACGCATGCCGTTCCCCGTGTCGTATTCCCTTTGGCCGACGCTCGGCAGTCTGGTGCTGGCGGTGTTGGTCTCGGGGGCGGCGCTCTGGTACGTGGCCAGGGCGCCCTATCGCAATGCGATCCGATGCGTGATCGCCGGCGTGGCCGGCGGGCTCGGCGTTGCCGGCATGCACTATCTCGGCATGAGCGCGGTGCGCACGCAGGCGTATTTCGAATGGGACACGACGCTCGTGGCGCTGTCGGTGCTCATTGCGATCGTGGCGGCCAGTGTGGCGCTCTGGCTGGCGTTTCACCTGGAGACAAGCCTGCAACGCGCGTTGGCGGCGCTGGTGATGGCTGTCGCCGTCTGTGGCATGCACTACACGGGCATGCGCGCGGGCACGATCATCTGCACGACACAGACACGTGCGCAAGTCAGCATGCGATTGCACGGCGACACGTTGCCGTACGGGGTGTTTGCCATCGCCTGCGTCGTGCTGCTTGCGATGGCGGTGTTGCTCTACCGCACGTCACGTCGGCGGCGCGAGCGGATGGCGGCGCGTCTCGACGCGCTCGTGCGCCAGCGCGCGGGGCCCGTCTGA
- a CDS encoding YMGG-like glycine zipper-containing protein yields the protein MRRNEHPPRAWRRLAPLAVTLAAAALAGCAVVPTGPSVMALPGTSKTFDQFRRDDFNCRQFASGQNGGMDAATAANNSAIGSAVIGTAIGAAAGAAFGGGSGAAIGAGAGLLTGSAVGMGNAQSSAYLTQSRYDQAYVQCMYASGNRVPVRGDMMPSRPVQRYAPPPPPPPGWRPPPGY from the coding sequence ATGCGTCGCAACGAACACCCACCGCGAGCGTGGCGCCGCCTCGCGCCACTCGCCGTGACACTTGCCGCCGCCGCACTCGCGGGCTGCGCCGTCGTGCCCACCGGTCCGAGCGTCATGGCGCTGCCGGGTACCAGCAAGACCTTCGACCAGTTCCGGCGGGACGACTTCAACTGCCGCCAGTTCGCGTCCGGCCAGAACGGCGGCATGGACGCGGCAACCGCCGCCAATAACAGCGCGATCGGCAGCGCCGTGATCGGCACGGCCATCGGCGCCGCGGCCGGCGCCGCCTTCGGGGGCGGCTCGGGGGCCGCCATCGGCGCCGGTGCCGGCCTGCTCACCGGCAGCGCCGTCGGCATGGGCAACGCGCAGTCGTCTGCATACCTGACGCAAAGCCGCTATGATCAGGCCTACGTTCAGTGCATGTATGCGAGCGGCAACCGCGTGCCCGTGCGCGGGGACATGATGCCTTCGCGACCGGTGCAACGGTACGCGCCGCCGCCGCCCCCGCCTCCGGGATGGCGGCCGCCGCCCGGGTACTGA